A genome region from Manis javanica isolate MJ-LG chromosome 3, MJ_LKY, whole genome shotgun sequence includes the following:
- the LOC108405055 gene encoding uncharacterized protein isoform X2, translating to MELSAQYLREKLQWDLEAEHVELPSPCSVIQVRGEAAASETLAGGEHVPSGRTPAHPCL from the exons ATGGAACTCAGTGCCCAGTACCTACGGGAAAAACTGCAGTGGGACCTGGAGGCCGAGCACGTGGAA CTTCCGAGTCCTTGTAGTGTCATCCAAGTTCGAGGGGAAGCCGCTGCTTCAGAGACACTGGCTGGTGGTGAACACGTGCCTAGTGGAAGAACTCCTGCACATCCATGCCTTTGA
- the LOC108405055 gene encoding bolA-like protein 2 isoform X1 has protein sequence MELSAQYLREKLQWDLEAEHVEVEDTTSNHSVSSFRVLVVSSKFEGKPLLQRHWLVVNTCLVEELLHIHAFEQKTLTPEQWACEQQK, from the coding sequence ATGGAACTCAGTGCCCAGTACCTACGGGAAAAACTGCAGTGGGACCTGGAGGCCGAGCACGTGGAAGTGGAGGACACAACTTCTAATCATTCCGTGTCCAGCTTCCGAGTCCTTGTAGTGTCATCCAAGTTCGAGGGGAAGCCGCTGCTTCAGAGACACTGGCTGGTGGTGAACACGTGCCTAGTGGAAGAACTCCTGCACATCCATGCCTTTGAGCAGAAAACCCTGACCCCAGAACAGTGGGCCTGTGAGCAGCAGAAATGA